One window of the Xiphias gladius isolate SHS-SW01 ecotype Sanya breed wild chromosome 11, ASM1685928v1, whole genome shotgun sequence genome contains the following:
- the LOC120796560 gene encoding uncharacterized protein LOC120796560: MSQAGKVLHLYVEVRSVAEEEGKGLGRGDDGTGHLMLQCPDVLPHSQKSSTHSSPNRSPDLSPVTQHHTGGGKPSLPPSKSSSRHSVSFQLQNPDATGSPTQFHRQDVLYDSFDQLLQVLAPGTTSPGQHGSLGRSEPFPYQGRVLISPSSTSSGRLTVPSTPSSNRRSYEVPGVEGEEGKTSVVTFGYIEKANVHSMVSGRTSVCQSDLDNPLKRKDGQLLPAHLRKRLSDPVWYNGQPVQDDLYPNHPYASRKQSPRGSPYLQKATLDAVPTDASYRALEAFGSPEIRRRFDGHGPENCSPTLPRHYQSPRCRSLGGSPVLPRSTHTLPSKAQLLELDRGLCRYSLNGLPRSPASDHLCAHTGYSSHSVAPTSTLRSHGLPQSQQRPWVGDESPRLSSKFHPPLPAGKPTDIQHEIPASIFPTSNPLRTGYQTCGNSQHSVNSSYNANMTNTSHNTTDSMQHSANDNLNLSSKSHYKPSHCSSRTSDAVSPTNGRRSVSPSSNAEVACKLALEATKLSTVFAGRRTPSPISSQAELLRSESPKIEGSSLRESQPYPNLQRQNSPEPLQADYQNHRWETGRPTTQTRPGRVSPLLSHTGLFPPASPALPARLHRSAASQSPVLDPRQQRSSSPSKDMSNLHRYQPPQYTGDRKSPGMEHRQYDHLFDRSPRDSPELSRSLLSSQNTEALPVIWNSRCQEWRETGPIQDRDKLSEEDYRQSTSRVYTPGKEENHRKDGEDKAVRTSVQGNQRLVVGVLKDHREDVHDHSGATGMSSQSSSGVTGSMGDSSQLDRNDSLFPETSSLSSHDTADTGSGIQVGWTGGG; encoded by the coding sequence ATGTCTCAAGCAGGTAAAGTCCTCCACCTGTACGTTGAGGTGAGGTCTGTTGCCGAGGAAGAAGGGAAGGGGCTGGGAAGAGGAGATGATGGGACTGGACACCTGATGCTTCAGTGCCCAGATGTCCTCCCTCACTCCCAGAAGAGCTCCACCCACTCTAGTCCCAACCGCAGTCCGGATCTTTCCCCAGTCACTCAGCATCACACGGGGGGTGGGAAACCCAGCTTACCCCCTTCAAAGTCCTCCTCCAGGCACTCAGTCAGCTTCCAACTCCAAAACCCAGATGCAACAGGATCTCCCACCCAGTTCCATCGGCAGGATGTGTTATATGACAGTTTTGATCAGTTACTCCAGGTCCTTGCACCTGGAACGACAAGTCCAGGCCAGCATGGCTCACTGGGGCGCAGTGAGCCATTCCCCTACCAGGGAAGGGTGCTTATCTCCCCATCTTCTACATCCTCGGGGAGGCTGACTGTACCCTCCACACCCAGCAGCAACCGAAGGTCTTATGAGGTCCCAGGGGTGGAGGGTGAAGAGGGGAAGACATCTGTGGTGACCTTTGGCTACATAGAGAAAGCTAACGTTCACAGCATGGTTAGCGGGCGTACTTCTGTGTGCCAAAGTGACTTGGACAATCCTCTTAAGAGAAAGGATGGGCAGCTGCTGCCTGCCCACCTCCGGAAAAGGCTGAGTGACCCAGTGTGGTACAACGGTCAGCCAGTACAAGACGACCTTTACCCTAATCACCCCTACGCGTCTCGTAAACAGTCCCCACGGGGCTCACCTTACCTGCAGAAGGCTACCCTGGATGCAGTACCCACAGATGCCTCCTACAGGGCCTTGGAGGCGTTTGGATCCCCAGAAATCAGGCGACGATTTGATGGTCATGGCCCAGAGAATTGTAGCCCTACCCTGCCACGGCACTACCAGTCCCCTCGCTGTCGGTCCTTGGGGGGGTCACCTGTCCTGCCCCGCAGCACCCACACCCTGCCATCCAAGGCCCAGCTCTTAGAGCTGGACAGGGGACTTTGCCGTTATTCATTGAATGGGCTACCCAGAAGTCCTGCCTCGGACCACCTGTGTGCCCACACTGGATACTCCTCCCACTCAGTGGCTCCAACCTCAACACTTCGCTCACATGGCCTTCCCCAGAGCCAGCAGAGGCCATGGGTGGGGGACGAGAGCCCCAGGTTGTCTAGCAAATTTCATCCACCTTTACCAGCGGGGAAACCTACAGACATCCAGCATGAGATCCCAGCTAGCATATTCCCCACCAGCAACCCGCTCAGGACTGGCTACCAAACTTGTGGGAACTCCCAGCACAGTGTAAATAGTAGCTATAATGCTAACATGACCAACACCAGTCATAATACTACAGACAGTATGCAGCACAGTGCTAACGATAACTTAAACTTATCCAGCAAGAGTCATTACAAACCGTCACACTGCAGTAGCAGAACCAGTGATGCAGTCAGCCCGACCAATGGCAGGAGAAGTGTCTCCCCTTCCTCCAATGCTGAAGTGGCTTGTAAATTAGCTCTGGAGGCTACCAAACTGTCCACTGTTTTTGCAGGCAGACGGACTCCCTCTCCAATATCTTCTCAAGCTGAGTTACTGAGGTCAGAGAGCCCCAAGATCGAAGGGTCATCCCTAAGAGAATCTCAACCATACCCCAATCTTCAAAGGCAAAACTCACCTGAACCTCTGCAGGCGGACTACCAGAACCACAGATGGGAAACAGGCAGACCAACAACCCAAACCAGACCAGGACGTGTCTCGCCTCTCTTGTCCCATACAGGCCTCTTTCCACCAGCATCTCCAGCTTTACCGGCTAGGTTGCACCGATCTGCCGCTTCTCAGTCGCCAGTTTTAGATCCACGTCAGCAACGGAGTTCATCACCCAGTAAAGACATGTCCAACCTGCACCGCTACCAGCCACCACAGTACACTGGAGACCGCAAATCACCTGGCATGGAGCATAGGCAGTATGATCACCTCTTTGATAGATCACCTAGGGACAGCCCTGAACTCTCCAGGAGTCTTCTCTCCAGCCAAAACACAGAAGCTTTGCCCGTGATCTGGAACTCCAGATGTCAGGAGTGGAGGGAGACTGGACCGATCCAGGACAGGGACAAACTCTCTGAAGAAGACTACAGACAGTCAACCTCTAGAGTTTACACTCCAGGAAAAGAGGAGAATCATAGGAAGGACGGAGAAGACAAAGCAGTAAGGACGTCAGTGCAGGGGAACCAGAGATTGGTCGTAGGTGTTCTCAAGGATCACAGAGAGGACGTTCATGATCACAGCGGGGCTACTGGGATGTCCTCTCAGAGCTCCAGTGGGGTGACAGGCAGCATGGGAGACAGTTCCCAGCTGGACAGAAACGACAGTCTGTTCCCTGAAACTTCAAGCCTGTCCAGCCACGATACGGCAGACACCGGCTCTGGGATACAGGTTGGCTGGACGGGAGGAGGATGA